In a genomic window of Croceibacterium sp. TMG7-5b_MA50:
- a CDS encoding DUF308 domain-containing protein encodes MATQHDHTGSAIHDPVAGIADPLVPGGSIAVANWGWYLARGVLLIVLGLLAAFMPAAALFVFALLFAAFSFADGIFNIIAGVRGATHHRQRWWALVLSGLVGVAIGVLFVAFPVLSSIAYATVAVLLIAAWAVITGVAEITAAIRLRREITGEWLLGLSGAVSVLLGVALLWLAMGNPAISVVSVGWLIALYALVAGIALVILALRLRKLR; translated from the coding sequence GATCACACCGGCAGCGCGATCCATGATCCGGTTGCCGGCATCGCCGATCCGCTGGTGCCCGGCGGATCCATCGCGGTCGCGAACTGGGGCTGGTACCTGGCACGCGGAGTACTGCTGATCGTACTCGGCCTGCTTGCCGCCTTCATGCCCGCTGCGGCGCTGTTCGTGTTCGCGCTGCTGTTCGCCGCCTTCTCCTTCGCCGACGGCATCTTCAACATCATCGCGGGCGTGCGCGGCGCGACGCACCATCGGCAGCGCTGGTGGGCGCTGGTTCTTTCCGGCCTGGTCGGAGTGGCGATCGGCGTGCTGTTTGTGGCTTTCCCCGTCCTCTCCTCAATTGCATATGCGACCGTCGCCGTGCTGCTGATTGCCGCCTGGGCGGTCATCACCGGTGTGGCGGAGATCACCGCCGCGATCCGGTTGCGGCGGGAAATCACCGGCGAATGGCTGCTGGGCCTGTCGGGCGCTGTCTCGGTCCTGCTGGGTGTTGCGCTGTTGTGGCTTGCCATGGGCAATCCGGCAATCAGCGTCGTGTCGGTCGGCTGGCTGATCGCGCTATACGCCCTTGTCGCGGGTATCGCGCTCGTCATCCTGGCCCTGCGACTGCGCAAGCTGCGCTGA
- the thpR gene encoding RNA 2',3'-cyclic phosphodiesterase — MHRLFVGIRPPPAVLDALIDVQDGIEGARWQSEEQLHLTLRFVGEVERPVANELAEALADLAAPPFTLEVAGTGHFERKGRPHAVWAHVRPNPSLDVLHSRVERACQQVGLPRETRRYVPHVTLARLSGGSGPIHGWLASTGTLRVPAWPVTDFVLYESHLGKAGSIYDPVVTYPLGATDTSAVPVSRTGR; from the coding sequence ATGCACCGTCTGTTCGTCGGCATCCGCCCGCCGCCCGCGGTGCTGGACGCATTGATCGACGTGCAGGACGGGATCGAAGGTGCCCGCTGGCAGAGCGAGGAGCAACTGCATCTTACGCTGCGCTTCGTGGGCGAGGTGGAGCGCCCCGTCGCCAACGAACTGGCGGAGGCATTGGCGGACCTAGCCGCCCCACCCTTCACGCTGGAGGTGGCAGGCACGGGCCACTTCGAACGCAAGGGCCGCCCACATGCTGTGTGGGCCCATGTTCGCCCGAACCCTTCCCTCGACGTGCTGCACAGCCGGGTCGAACGGGCGTGTCAGCAGGTGGGCCTGCCGCGCGAAACGCGCAGATACGTGCCGCATGTCACGCTGGCGCGCCTTTCAGGCGGCAGCGGCCCGATCCATGGCTGGTTGGCGAGTACCGGCACGTTGCGGGTACCCGCCTGGCCGGTGACGGACTTCGTCCTGTACGAAAGCCACTTGGGCAAAGCTGGCTCAATCTATGATCCGGTGGTGACTTACCCGCTCGGCGCAACCGACACCTCCGCCGTGCCGGTCAGCCGCACCGGCAGATAA